In the genome of Pempheris klunzingeri isolate RE-2024b chromosome 11, fPemKlu1.hap1, whole genome shotgun sequence, one region contains:
- the LOC139209195 gene encoding secreted frizzled-related protein 5, translating into MTAVFCPDFISRKSSYSATLLCLFLLAGPSSTVALGPGRVKAGLEGRARADGRVRSAVKDKGGDRASIGGNTETGFVDTRVSRPGAATGEDGEAWGDPGTTTGLRSVVSKGEGGLWEPRSSSRCVPIPSGMALCQNIGYDTMRMPNLLGHESPAEAVQQSASWLPLLARECHPDARIFLCSLFAPICLDRFISPCRSLCESVRDSCAPIMSCYGYPWPEILRCDQYPADHLMCISSVTNSTVHTGGRKVPQASCRDCELEEASSSKDTLETFCRSDFVVKLRLTRLKYSPVSLSQFSLAAKLDVLKHGPLLGGQIRSRIELWLERDATCVRNMTRQHPRGGTFLVTGTVQGERLVVNKAYAWQRRDKNLMAAARKWKHHRCRS; encoded by the exons ATGACTGCAGTGTTTTGCCCTGATTTTATTTCCAGAAAATCCTCCTATTCAGCCACCCTGCTATGTCTCTTTCTGCTTGCTGGGCCTAGCAGCACAGTGGCGCTTGGTCCTGGTAGAGTAAAAGCAGGGCTGGAAGGACGAGCAAGGGCTGATGGTAGGGTTAGATCTGCAGTAAAGGACAAAGGTGGAGACAGGGCAAGTATTGGGGGCAACACTGAAACCGGATTTGTAGATACTCGTGTTTCTAGACCTGGAGCTGCAACAGGAGAGGATGGTGAGGCGTGGGGGGATCCTGGTACTACCACTGGCTTGAGGTCCGTGGTCTCTAAAGGCGAAGGTGGACTATGGGAGCCCCGCAGTTCCTCTCGCTGTGTCCCTATCCCATCAGGCATGGCCTTGTGCCAAAACATTGGCTATGACACCATGAGGATGCCCAACTTGCTGGGCCACGAATCTCCAGCTGAGGCTGTGCAACAGAGTGCCAGTTGGTTGCCACTACTTGCCAGAGAGTGCCACCCTGATGCCCGcatcttcctctgctctctttttgcACCCATCTGCCTTGACAG GTTTATATCACCCTGCAGGAGTCTGTGCGAATCTGTGCGGGACAGCTGTGCCCCAATCATGAGTTGTTATGGCTACCCCTGGCCAGAAATTCTGCGCTGCGACCAGTATCCTGCAGACCATCTCATGTGTATCTCCTCTGTCACCAACAGCACTGTTCACACGGGGGGGCGCAAAG TGCCTCAGGCGAGCTGTCGGGATTGTGAGCTGGAGGAAGCCTCCTCTTCCAAAGATACACTGGAGACCTTTTGTAGGAGTGATTTTG TTGTGAAACTGCGTCTAACACGGCTCAAGTATAGTCCAGTAAGCCTGTCCCAGTTCTCGTTGGCTGCCAAATTGGACGTTCTGAAACATGGACCCCTGTTAGGTGGGCAGATTCGCTCCCGCATAGAACTGTGGCTGGAGAGGGATGCCACCTGTGTAAGGAACATGACACGGCAGCACCCACGAGGCGGGACCTTCCTTGTGACGGGCACAGTGCAGGGGGAGCGCCTGGTGGTCAATAAGGCTTACGCCTGGCAAAGACGAGACAAGAACCTGATGGCAGCTGCACGCAAATGGAAACATCACAGATGCAGGAGCTAG
- the LOC139209193 gene encoding transmembrane prolyl 4-hydroxylase-like: protein MEDTEEILSEQEEYFDSDKPFPPRYDVPFRSSRLHVQRSSVCSRAYFVVVMVFFHVYILNVIALLLYVHYNNGPGDLVNGDGAPSASVSPSGAPLPHPSPASTELHVEDYSQSFSLPRYEGIRVGHVQQVSLMPDRTHEMKTISLKPLLFEIPGFLSEEECRVVVQLAQLKGLMESQTTAPSQGQEESYQPLLSLSTEEVFSLLDLNQDGLLQKQEIVSHSRSRDGTWLNPDNLRQILSGLEACPTGMLTLEDFRQVYDVSQRPGQQRSGKLRSPFKQRSKHTWLYQGLGSHHVLHTLRKRVTSLTRLPSALVELSEPLQVIRYEHGDFSNAHHDSSPTQSETTCAHTRLAGNTSALTEVSCRYLTMLFYLSSVEEGGETTFPVADNRTYEEEALVQDGVDLTDTQQTCGRGNLRLKPTAGTALLWYNHLSDGRGWMGELDEYSLHGDCPVRRGLKWVANSWVNVDPDYQRQACYQRQVAQRHRAKSGMEEHYQPLSHSDLHQDL, encoded by the exons ATGGAAGACACTGAGGAAATTTTATCGGAGCAGGAAGAATATTTTGACAGTGACAAACCATTTCCACCGCGCTACGATGTCCCCTTCCGCTCCTCTCGGCTGCATGTGCAGAGAAGTAGCGTCTGCTCTCGGGCTTATTTCGTCGTGGTCATGGTCTTCTTCCATGTGTACATCCTGAATGTTATCGCCCTGCTGCTCTACGTGCACTACAACAACGGCCCCGGAGACCTTGTCAATGGAGACGGGGCTCCATCAGCATCAGTCAGCCCGAGTGGAGCCCCTCTGCCCCATCCATCCCCAGCTTCAACAGAGCTACATGTGGAAGACTACAGTCAAAGTTTCAGTCTTCCTCGCTATGAAGGGATACGG GTGGGTCACGTTCAGCAGGTGTCCCTCATGCCTGACAGAACACATGAGATGAAGACAATCAGTCTGAAACCTTTGCTATTTG AGATCCCTGGCTTTCTGTCAGAAGAGGAGTGCCGTGTGGTGGTGCAGCTGGCTCAGCTCAAGGGTCTGATGGAGAGCCAGACGACAGCACCCAGCCAGGGACAAGAGGAGTCCTACCAGCCACTACTGTCTCTCAGCACAGAGGAGGTCTTCAGTCTGTTGGACCTAAACCAGGATGGGCTGCTGCAGAAGCAGGAG ATTGTGAGTCACTCACGCTCTCGAGATGGAACTTGGTTGAACCCAGACAATTTACGGCAGATACTCTCTGGTCTGGAAGCCTGTCCAACAG GGATGCTGACCTTGGAGGACTTTAGGCAAGTTTATGACGTATCCCAGCGCCCAGGACAACAGCGAAGCGGGAAGCTCCGGAGTCCATTCAAACAGAGAAGCAAACATACATGGCTTTACCAAGGCCTGGGATCCCACCatgtgctgcacacactcagGAAGAG AGTAACCAGTCTGACGCGTCTGCCCTCTGCACTGGTCGAGCTGAGTGAGCCGCTGCAGGTGATTCGCTATGAGCACGGAGACTTCAGTAATGCTCACCATGATAGCAGCCCTACTCAGTCAGAGACCACCTGTGCGCACACACGACTAGCAGGAAACACATCCGCCCTCACAGAGGTCTCTTGCAG GTATCTTACCATGTTATTCTACCTCAGTTCTGTAGAGGAAGGTGGAGAGACCACCTTTCCTGTGGCAGACAACCGTACCTatgaagaggag GCGCTGGTTCAGGATGGAGTTGATTTGACAGACACGCAGCAGACATGTGGCAGGGGCAACCTGAGACTGAAACCTACTGCGGGGACGGCCCTCCTCTGGTACAATCATCTCTCTGATGGTAGAG GTTGGATGGGTGAGCTAGATGAGTATTCCCTGCACGGTGACTGCCCAGTCAGGCGTGGGCTGAAGTGGGTGGCCAACAGCTGGGTAAATGTAGACCCTGACTACCAGCGGCAGGCCTGCTACCAGAGACAAGTTGCTCAAAGGCATCGAGCTAAGTCGGGCATGGAGGAGCATTACCAACCTCTCTCACACAGCGACCTCCACCAGGACCTATAG
- the LOC139209490 gene encoding sodium- and chloride-dependent creatine transporter 1 → MSPELEENNQGEISLPQLEAGTLSEEEGGSARPLVPVPGAGPGCGVGGGAGPPQSQDGAATGTGNGAIAVPVVERETWTRQMDFIMSCVGFAVGLGNVWRFPYLCYKNGGGVFLIPYLLIVFIGGIPVFFLEIALGQFMKQGGVSAWNIAPLFKGLGLASMVIVFFCNTYYIMILVWGLYFLFHSFTNPLPWATCGHPWNTPNCTQDFRRTCHNRSAAQLALSSSDATPSNLVSSMSPLNLSSALLLLNGSCTEAEGMRSPVIEFWERKVLRLSGGLHEPGDISYEMVLCLIATWIIVYFCMWKGVKSTGKVVYFTALFPYLVLVVLLAHGVTLPGALDGIVYYLKPDWSKLGEAQVWIDAGTQIFFSYAIGLGALTALGSYNRFHNNCYQDAFLLALINSGTSFFAGFVVFSVLGFMAAEQGVDISKVAESGPGLAFIAYPKAVTLMPLAPLWAALFFFMLLILGLDSQFVGVEGLITGIMDMLPPKSALGSLRREVVAAICCVICFLIDMSMVTEGGMYVFQLFDYYSASGITLLWQAFWECVVIAWVYGADRFMDDVARMIGYQPLPYMKWCWSYVTPFVCVGVFLFHVVNYKPLTYNTVYTYPVWGEVLGWALALSSMLCIPVTVLYKLLRCKGSLRERWQHLTTPVWGRHHLEYLAPESEAKLLPPAGTKSTLLFESVI, encoded by the exons ATGTCACCTGAGTTGGAAGAGAACAACCAGG GTGAAATCAGTCTCCCCCAGTTAGAGGCAGGAACCCTCTCCGAGGAGGAGGGTGGATCGGCTCGTCCCCTTGTGCCTGTGCCTGGAGCGGGCCCGGGGTGTGGTGTGGGCGGAGGGGCTGGTCCACCGCAGAGTCAGGACGGGGCAGCAACTGGGACTGGAAATGGGGCTATAGCAGTACCAGTGGTGGAGAGGGAAACCTGGACCAGACAGATGGACTTCATCATGTCCTGCGTGGGTTTTGCTGTCGGCTTGGGCAACGTGTGGCGGTTCCCTTACCTCTGCTACAAGAATGGAGGAG GGGTTTTCCTGATCCCCTACTTGCTGATTGTGTTCATCGGGGGAATCCCAGTCTTCTTCCTGGAGATTGCATTGGGACAGTTCATGAAGCAGGGAGGGGTCTCTGCCTGGAACATCGCACCCCTCTTCAAAG gtCTGGGCTTGGCCTCAATGGTGATAGTGTTCTTCTGTAACACCTACTATATCATGATTCTTGTGTGGGGTCTCTACTTTCTCTTCCACTCCTTCACCAACCCGCTGCCCTGGGCCACCTGTGGACACCCCTGGAACACCCCCAACTGTACACAGGACTTCCGCCGCACCTGCCACAACCGCAGTGCTGCCCAGCTGGCTCTGTCATCGTCTGACGCCACCCCCTCCAACCTCGTCTCCTCTATGTCCCCGTTGAACCTGTCTTCAGCCCTGCTCCTCCTCAACGGCAGCTGTACAGAGGCTGAGGGCATGCGCTCCCCAGTCATCGAGTTCTGGGA ACGTAAAGTGCTCCGTCTGTCTGGTGGACTGCACGAGCCTGGTGACATCAGCTATGAGATGGTGCTGTGTCTCATTGCTACCTGGATCATTGTTTACTTCTGCATGTGGAAAGGAGTTAAATCTACTGGCAAG GTTGTGTACTTCACAGCTTTGTTCCCCTACCTGGTTCTGGTCGTTCTTTTGGCCCATGGAGTCACTCTACCTGGAGCTTTAGATGGGATTGTTTACTACCTGAAACCGGACTGGTCCAAACTTGGAGAAGCACAG GTGTGGATTGATGCCGGCACTCAAATTTTCTTCTCCTATGCCATCGGACTGGGTGCCCTGACTGCGCTGGGCAGCTACAACCGCTTCCATAACAACTGTTACCA ggatgcATTCTTGCTGGCTCTCATAAACAGTGGAACCAGTTTCTTCGCAGGCTTTGTGGTGTTCTCTGTGCTGGGCTTCATGGCTGCAGAGCAAGGCGTGGACATCAGTAAGGTAGCAGAGAGTG GTCCGGGCCTGGCCTTTATAGCCTACCCCAAGGCTGTGACTCTGATGCCTCTGGCACCACTCTGGGCAGcacttttcttcttcatgttgCTCATTCTGGGCCTGGACAGTCAG TTTGTCGGAGTTGAGGGTTTGATAACGGGAATCATGGACATGCTACCCCCTAAATCTGCACTGGGTTCCCTGCGGCGAGAGGTGGTAGCGGCCATCTGCTGCGTCATCTGCTTCCTCATTGACATGTCCATGGTCACTGAG gGAGGGATGTATGTCTTCCAGTTGTTTGACTACTACTCTGCCAGTGGCATCACTCTGCTGTGGCAGGCTTTCTGGGAATGCGTGGTGATTGCATGGGTCTATG GCGCTGACCGTTTCATGGACGACGTGGCTCGTATGATCGGCTATCAGCCCTTACCCTACATGAAGTGGTGCTGGTCCTACGTAACACCTTTTGTCTGTGTG GGAGTGTTCCTGTTCCACGTGGTAAACTACAAGCCCCTGACCTATAACACAGTGTACACTTACCCTGTGTGGGGTGAAGTGCTTGGCTGGGCATTGGCCCTTTCCTCCATGCTCTGTATCCCTGTCACTGTTCTCTACAAACTACTGCGCTGCAAAGGATCACTGCGGGAG CGGTGGCAGCACCT